A window of Polyodon spathula isolate WHYD16114869_AA chromosome 30, ASM1765450v1, whole genome shotgun sequence contains these coding sequences:
- the LOC121302851 gene encoding mesenteric estrogen-dependent adipogenesis protein-like, translating into MQAKSKLRFFLGLIDLEDFLKEPPFGFTVEKRASGCRFVKYDPEVCCVFIEDAQTATGKVIFQHSIGRAVKVRTLRDYTHLRKRLTSKLIFLLVSACENNAALSGKKAEKKSKVIKHFIVVINGSNSIIKWEMERGLDQTISSVAGESYTVKIDMKDALQKWMEQEKFAIVVGHQRFKPVWRDTWFVLKYHSDALFDFPFWFGFSKRKFMINGKVSHLTIEDKQERFAVGELFMPC; encoded by the exons ATGCAAGCCAAGTCAAAGTTGCGATTCTTCCTGGGACTAATTGATCTGGAAGACTTCTTGAAAGAGCCTCCTTTTGGCTTTACAGTGGAAAAGCGAGCGTCGGGATGCAGATTTGTAAAATATGATCCGGAGGTCTGCTGTGTGTTTATAGAAGACGCACAGACTGCGACGGGGAAAGTTATTTTTCAGCATTCAATCGGAAG GGCAGTCAAGGTACGAACGTTGAGAGATTACACGCATCTGAGAAAAAGACTGACATCGAAACTTATTTTCCTGCTGGTTTCGGCATGCGAGAACAATGCAGCATTGTCTGGGAAGAAGGCAGAAAAGAAGTCAAAAG TAATCAAACATTTCATTGTGGTCATTAATGGCAGCAACTCTATCATCAAGTGGGAGATGGAAAGAGGGCTTGACCAGACTATTTCATCTGTGGCTGGGGAAAGCTACACAGTCAAA ATTGACATGAAAGATGCTTTGCAGAAATGGATGGAACAGGAGAAGTTTGCCATCGTGGTTGGGCACCAACGTTTTAAACCTGTTTGGAGGGATACGTGGTTTGTTCTCAAATACCACTCCGACGCCCTGTTTGATTTCCCATTTTGGTTTGGGTTCAGCAAACGAAAATTCATGATCAATGGAAAG GTTTCTCACCTCACAATCGAAGACAAACAGGAAAGATTTGCTGTAGGAGAACTCTTTATGCCCTGCTAG